A region from the Pseudomonadota bacterium genome encodes:
- a CDS encoding MFS transporter — translation MAGKNAPAMKKLMITVAAMGLAGTVFSSVMPDFLHNQLGVEGDVRGALEVPRELPGLLQIVLVALVAGLAKFRSLTLTFGVGAAAFVGLAFVGDSLPLFVVFMVLWSASAHLYMPLRDAVAMELAGNERRGYVLGTAGAFRAVGLIVGTGLVWLVLTQLELGFETLFLATAALLVLGALASERIPVLPSDTPAAGTKRPRALRLFVDLLARRPSYRLYYLLSALFGARKQIFLTFAPWLLVSEYGQRAPQLALGFGISAAVGIALRPLLGRWIDRSGERSVIVSESAMVACMCAAYAVVPLVAPRVVAIPVLYGLYVLDDILFFLYIARTTYLSRIARDVREVAPAVALGGTIDHVASMLVPIGAGIMWIAIGPWSVFLAAAAIALASLLAAFAMPRERRDNEPVGDR, via the coding sequence GTGGCGGGCAAGAACGCGCCGGCGATGAAGAAGCTCATGATCACCGTCGCGGCCATGGGGCTCGCGGGCACGGTGTTCAGCTCCGTCATGCCCGACTTCCTGCACAACCAGCTCGGCGTCGAGGGCGACGTGCGCGGCGCGCTCGAGGTGCCCCGCGAGCTGCCCGGGCTCCTGCAGATAGTCCTCGTGGCGCTCGTCGCCGGGCTCGCGAAGTTCCGCTCGCTGACGCTCACGTTCGGGGTCGGCGCCGCGGCGTTCGTCGGCCTCGCGTTCGTCGGCGACAGCCTGCCGCTGTTCGTCGTCTTCATGGTGCTCTGGTCCGCGAGCGCGCACCTCTACATGCCGCTGCGCGACGCGGTCGCGATGGAGCTCGCGGGCAACGAGCGCCGCGGCTACGTCCTCGGCACGGCCGGCGCGTTCCGCGCGGTAGGCCTGATCGTCGGCACCGGGCTCGTGTGGCTCGTGCTCACGCAGCTCGAGCTGGGCTTCGAGACGCTCTTCCTCGCCACGGCGGCGCTGCTCGTCCTCGGCGCCTTGGCGAGCGAGCGGATCCCGGTCCTCCCGAGCGACACGCCCGCCGCCGGCACGAAGCGGCCGCGCGCCCTGCGGCTGTTCGTCGATCTCCTCGCGCGCCGGCCTTCGTATCGGCTCTACTACCTCCTGTCGGCGCTGTTCGGGGCGCGCAAGCAGATCTTCCTGACGTTCGCGCCGTGGCTGCTCGTGAGCGAGTACGGGCAGCGGGCGCCGCAGCTCGCGCTCGGCTTCGGGATCTCCGCCGCGGTCGGCATCGCGCTTCGTCCGCTGCTCGGCCGCTGGATCGACCGCAGCGGCGAGCGGTCGGTGATCGTCTCCGAGTCCGCCATGGTCGCCTGCATGTGCGCGGCCTACGCCGTGGTCCCGCTCGTCGCGCCGCGGGTCGTCGCGATCCCGGTGCTCTACGGGCTCTACGTGCTCGACGACATCCTCTTCTTCCTCTACATCGCCCGCACCACCTACCTGTCCCGCATCGCGCGCGACGTGCGCGAGGTGGCGCCGGCCGTGGCGCTCGGGGGGACGATCGACCACGTCGCCTCGATGCTCGTGCCGATCGGCGCCGGGATCATGTGGATCGCGATCGGGCCGTGGAGCGTGTTCCTCGCGGCGGCCGCGATCGCGCTCGCGAGCCTGCTCGCGGCGTTTGCCATGCCGCGCGAGCGCCGCGATAATGAGCCCGTGGGGGACCGATGA
- a CDS encoding metallophosphoesterase family protein → MTISAPPALALALAAAAAGGCWRTAPASVDDPDASDGWAGPDAVGAEDLGAEALDEPRNVHVTWRGDTGSSLTFSWRTLRRIGYTPRLWIAPEDDCAGDGGIAALPIDPALAHTGGGDTYTNEDGVGVEWIVEVTGLEPDTEYAYAVGTWSWFDPTTGPEDARLSPLRRVRTGPPSGSAAPVTFAVGGDTQGGVANLAAHADEIAETPAAFWLLTGDMTSSSTQLQWNTWFAAAAPLLDAAVVMPVPGNHELSYGTFYGRFALPAEPDLQPGLGEHAWSFDYGNVHVVGLDSTDDADMTPIAAWLDADLAAAAANPAIDWKIVVFHHPAYSSSSHGCTARVLEHWVPIFDAHGVDLAFSGHDHDYERTVPIAGGAHALPGFGVTYIVAGGLFAPLYASGDSWWTAYSESTHSYVVVDVDGPVLHLTAIDPEDQAVIDELLLQKEGG, encoded by the coding sequence ATGACGATCTCCGCGCCGCCCGCCCTGGCGCTCGCCCTCGCCGCCGCTGCGGCCGGCGGGTGCTGGAGGACCGCCCCGGCCTCGGTCGACGACCCCGACGCGTCGGACGGCTGGGCCGGTCCCGACGCGGTCGGCGCCGAGGATCTCGGCGCCGAGGCGCTCGACGAGCCGCGGAACGTGCACGTGACCTGGCGCGGCGACACCGGCTCGTCGCTCACCTTCTCGTGGCGGACGCTGCGGCGGATCGGCTACACGCCCAGGCTGTGGATCGCGCCGGAGGACGACTGCGCTGGCGACGGCGGGATCGCCGCTTTGCCCATCGACCCCGCTCTCGCGCACACCGGCGGCGGCGACACCTACACGAACGAGGACGGCGTCGGCGTGGAGTGGATCGTCGAGGTGACCGGGCTCGAGCCGGACACCGAGTACGCCTACGCCGTCGGCACCTGGAGCTGGTTCGACCCGACGACCGGCCCAGAGGACGCGCGGCTCTCCCCGCTCCGGCGCGTGCGCACCGGGCCGCCGAGCGGCTCGGCCGCGCCCGTCACCTTCGCGGTCGGCGGCGACACGCAGGGCGGGGTGGCCAATCTGGCGGCGCACGCCGACGAGATCGCCGAAACCCCGGCGGCGTTCTGGCTCCTGACCGGCGACATGACGAGCTCGTCCACGCAGCTCCAGTGGAACACGTGGTTCGCGGCCGCCGCCCCGCTGCTCGACGCCGCGGTCGTCATGCCGGTCCCCGGCAACCACGAACTGTCGTACGGCACGTTCTACGGGCGGTTCGCGCTGCCGGCCGAGCCCGATCTCCAGCCGGGTCTCGGGGAGCACGCCTGGTCGTTCGACTACGGCAACGTCCACGTCGTCGGGCTCGACTCGACGGACGACGCCGACATGACGCCTATCGCGGCGTGGCTGGACGCGGATCTCGCCGCCGCGGCCGCGAACCCCGCGATCGACTGGAAGATCGTCGTCTTCCACCACCCCGCGTACTCGTCGTCCTCCCACGGCTGCACGGCGCGTGTGCTCGAGCACTGGGTGCCGATCTTCGACGCGCACGGCGTGGATCTCGCCTTCTCCGGGCACGACCACGACTACGAGCGGACGGTGCCGATCGCGGGCGGCGCGCACGCGCTCCCGGGCTTCGGCGTGACCTACATCGTCGCGGGCGGCCTGTTCGCGCCGCTGTACGCCTCGGGGGACTCGTGGTGGACCGCGTACTCGGAGAGCACGCACAGCTACGTCGTGGTCGACGTGGACGGCCCGGTCCTGCACCTGACCGCGATCGACCCCGAGGATCAGGCCGTGATCGACGAGCTGCTCCTCCAGAAGGAGGGGGGCTGA
- a CDS encoding sulfatase-like hydrolase/transferase gives MAGAAGERGGRSGGGVSPGLAASVYLAALYLLHALALRIANAAILLDTGAASVTALGPPVSLPFLLGEELVVGAALAGALWAAWRRPLLRGLWLAACGAYLLFLSGEQLAFKLFFTHVDYVLYQDSHDVAGLFGSIVGTLDGFFFVNAALALAIPILVAAPYRPRPVLAAARWVARRPLAAAAVALLCLGLTIALSVAAPQHGLDRPFPVAFAASVLAARAEGIAERRAMASPAPRPAAGGRPEVGATPSADELAGVRAALAAHGGKLNVVWYMLESTSFRETTLDPAQRYDTTPFLKRLAAKSVLFTRYHTGVAASTRAYYSVQTGLHPYMDQTSDLAKYSQLAVPTLIDVLRGAGWATAFFSSSDAMFESLDTFLAVRNFDAYMDKNLVPPEKRASVSMEAWGVDEEIVIDAALEWVAATRAAGRPFFLSYNAVVPHHPFSVPPAHTGLYDLDWGEKIQRARYRASLRYADSALERMVRGLERLGALEGTLLVVTPDHGEAFGDLHRKNFMHAEHCYEEDTHIFLLLHNPEVLGAPLVSRRLGSHVDMFPTLLEALGVRRELDVDGQSLIGAGWAEPPLYCFSRRQLALRRGDLKAIASRESRGVELYDLAADPGEQRDLAEGRPGEAAAARDELLRWKAESARKMRDRVAAAGLTDEEIGGRAAAGRQRLYGGVRLRIAAAAICPSAAASSCEAAGRPPRFGRGQPLAVWVRLARAARTSVRVEAFAPGGKRIHMETRPHAGGAEAVIGTLPGGLFAEPGRYKVKVGVVESYAVHDSRVMAFEVE, from the coding sequence ATGGCGGGCGCGGCAGGAGAGCGGGGCGGACGAAGCGGGGGCGGGGTGTCGCCCGGGCTCGCGGCCTCGGTCTATCTCGCCGCCCTGTACCTCCTCCACGCGCTCGCCCTGCGGATCGCGAACGCGGCGATCCTGCTCGACACGGGCGCCGCCTCGGTCACGGCGCTCGGCCCGCCGGTGTCGCTGCCGTTCCTCCTCGGCGAGGAGCTCGTCGTCGGCGCCGCGCTCGCGGGCGCGCTTTGGGCCGCGTGGCGAAGGCCGCTCCTGCGCGGGCTCTGGCTCGCCGCCTGCGGCGCCTACCTCCTCTTCCTCTCCGGGGAGCAGCTCGCGTTCAAGCTCTTCTTCACGCACGTCGACTACGTCCTCTACCAGGACTCCCACGACGTCGCCGGCCTGTTCGGCTCGATCGTCGGCACCCTCGACGGGTTCTTCTTCGTGAACGCCGCCCTCGCCCTGGCGATCCCGATCCTCGTCGCCGCGCCCTACCGCCCGCGCCCCGTGCTCGCCGCCGCGCGCTGGGTAGCGAGGCGTCCTTTGGCGGCGGCCGCCGTCGCGCTGCTCTGCCTCGGGCTGACGATCGCGCTCTCGGTCGCCGCCCCGCAGCACGGCCTGGACCGGCCGTTCCCGGTCGCGTTCGCCGCGTCGGTCCTCGCGGCCCGCGCCGAGGGGATCGCCGAGCGCCGCGCCATGGCCTCTCCCGCGCCACGCCCCGCGGCCGGCGGCCGGCCGGAGGTCGGCGCCACCCCGTCCGCGGACGAGCTCGCCGGGGTCCGCGCCGCGCTCGCCGCGCACGGCGGGAAGCTCAACGTCGTGTGGTACATGCTGGAGTCGACGTCGTTCCGCGAGACGACGCTCGACCCGGCGCAGCGGTACGACACCACGCCGTTCCTGAAGCGGCTCGCGGCGAAGAGCGTCCTCTTCACGCGGTACCACACCGGTGTCGCGGCGAGCACGCGCGCCTACTACTCGGTGCAGACCGGCCTCCACCCGTACATGGATCAGACAAGCGATCTCGCGAAGTACTCGCAGCTCGCCGTTCCCACGCTCATCGACGTCCTGCGCGGCGCCGGCTGGGCGACCGCGTTCTTCTCGAGCTCGGACGCGATGTTCGAGTCGCTCGACACGTTCCTCGCGGTGCGGAATTTCGACGCCTACATGGACAAGAACCTGGTGCCGCCCGAGAAGCGCGCCAGCGTGTCGATGGAGGCGTGGGGGGTCGACGAGGAGATCGTGATCGACGCGGCGCTCGAGTGGGTCGCGGCGACCCGCGCGGCCGGTCGGCCGTTCTTCCTGAGCTACAACGCCGTGGTGCCGCACCACCCGTTCAGCGTGCCGCCCGCGCACACCGGCCTGTACGACCTCGACTGGGGCGAGAAGATCCAGCGCGCCCGCTACCGCGCGTCGCTCCGGTACGCGGACTCGGCGCTCGAGAGGATGGTCCGCGGCCTCGAGCGGCTCGGCGCGCTCGAAGGCACGCTGCTCGTCGTGACCCCGGACCACGGCGAGGCGTTCGGCGATCTGCACAGGAAGAACTTCATGCACGCCGAGCACTGCTACGAGGAGGACACGCACATCTTCCTCCTCCTGCACAACCCGGAAGTCCTGGGCGCGCCGCTCGTCTCGCGGCGGCTCGGCTCGCACGTCGACATGTTCCCCACCCTGCTCGAGGCGCTCGGCGTCCGGCGCGAGCTCGACGTCGACGGTCAGAGCCTCATCGGCGCGGGCTGGGCCGAGCCGCCCCTCTACTGCTTCTCTCGCCGCCAGCTCGCGCTCCGCCGCGGTGATCTCAAGGCGATCGCGTCCCGCGAGAGCCGGGGCGTCGAGCTGTACGATCTCGCGGCCGATCCGGGCGAGCAGCGCGATCTCGCCGAAGGCCGCCCGGGGGAGGCCGCCGCGGCCAGGGACGAGCTCCTCAGATGGAAGGCCGAATCGGCGCGGAAGATGAGGGATCGCGTCGCCGCCGCCGGCCTCACCGACGAGGAGATCGGCGGTCGGGCGGCCGCGGGCCGGCAGAGGCTGTACGGCGGGGTGCGCCTCCGGATAGCCGCCGCCGCGATCTGCCCGAGCGCCGCGGCGTCGAGCTGCGAGGCGGCCGGCCGGCCGCCTCGTTTCGGCCGCGGACAACCGCTCGCGGTCTGGGTTCGGCTCGCGCGCGCCGCGCGGACGAGCGTGCGGGTCGAGGCGTTCGCGCCGGGCGGCAAGCGCATCCACATGGAGACGCGGCCGCACGCGGGCGGCGCCGAGGCGGTGATCGGCACCCTGCCCGGGGGCCTGTTCGCGGAGCCCGGCCGCTACAAGGTCAAGGTCGGCGTCGTCGAGTCGTACGCGGTCCACGACTCGCGGGTCATGGCGTTCGAGGTGGAGTAG